In Caminicella sporogenes DSM 14501, a genomic segment contains:
- a CDS encoding ABC transporter ATP-binding protein, with product MAKELLNINNLTIHYITDDGTVKAVNGIDIKLNEGETLGLVGETGAGKTTTALGIMRLVPNPPGKIINGSIEFEGRNLLDISEEEMRMIRGNKISMIFQDPMTSLNPVMTVGEQIAEVIEIHQNVSKQEAMKKAEEMLELVGIPATRVNDYPHQFSGGMKQRVIIAIALACNPKLLIADEPTTALDVTIQAQVLDLMNNLKEEFKTAMILITHDLGVVAEVCDKVAIMYAGEIVETASLEQLFENPRHPYTVGLFGSIPNLEEEVDRLKPIKGLMPDPTNLPKGCKFHPRCPYAKDICSKQEPKITEIENGHKVKCLIYEGLVDAEVKR from the coding sequence ATGGCAAAAGAGCTGCTAAATATAAATAATTTAACTATACATTATATAACTGATGATGGAACAGTTAAAGCTGTTAACGGTATAGATATTAAGCTTAATGAAGGAGAGACGTTAGGATTAGTTGGAGAAACAGGAGCAGGTAAGACTACTACTGCGTTGGGTATTATGAGATTGGTACCTAATCCTCCGGGTAAAATTATAAATGGGTCAATTGAATTTGAAGGGAGAAATTTATTAGATATTTCTGAAGAAGAAATGAGAATGATTAGGGGAAATAAAATATCTATGATATTCCAAGACCCTATGACTTCATTAAACCCTGTTATGACTGTAGGGGAACAGATAGCTGAAGTTATTGAAATACATCAAAATGTGTCAAAACAAGAAGCTATGAAAAAAGCAGAGGAAATGCTTGAACTTGTTGGTATTCCAGCGACAAGGGTAAATGATTATCCGCATCAGTTTTCAGGAGGCATGAAACAGAGAGTTATAATAGCTATAGCACTTGCTTGTAATCCAAAGCTTTTAATAGCTGATGAACCTACAACAGCTCTTGATGTTACAATACAAGCACAAGTACTTGATTTAATGAATAATTTGAAGGAAGAATTTAAGACAGCGATGATTTTAATTACTCATGATTTAGGTGTGGTTGCAGAAGTATGTGATAAAGTTGCTATTATGTATGCTGGTGAAATAGTAGAAACTGCATCACTTGAGCAGTTATTTGAAAATCCAAGACATCCTTATACTGTAGGTTTATTTGGTTCAATACCAAATTTAGAAGAAGAAGTTGACAGATTGAAGCCTATTAAAGGTTTGATGCCAGACCCAACAAACCTTCCAAAAGGATGTAAATTCCATCCAAGATGTCCGTACGCTAAGGATATTTGCAGTAAACAAGAACCTAAAATTACTGAAATAGAAAATGGACATAAGGTTAAGTGCTTAATTTATGAAGGTCTTGTTGATGCGGAGGTGAAAAGATAA
- a CDS encoding ABC transporter ATP-binding protein, with the protein MADKILEVRNLKKYFKTPKGMLHAVDDVTFSIERGKTLGVVGESGCGKSTTGRAILRLHEPTDGEIIFEGKNIRMFNKQQLRELRKEMQIIFQDPFASLNPRMTVSEIIAEPLIIHKLVKNKAELNKRVSELMDTVGLAERLVNAYPHELDGGRRQRIGIARALSLNPKFIVCDEPVSALDVSIQAQVLNLMQDLQEEFGLTYMFITHDLSVVKHFSDEIAVMYLGQMVEKAPAKELFKNPIHPYTKALLSAIPVPSIHRKKERIVLKGEISSPINPEPGCRFAKRCPYADSCKMATSKQPELKDIGNEHFVACHMVDKLK; encoded by the coding sequence ATGGCAGATAAAATACTTGAAGTTAGAAATCTTAAAAAGTACTTTAAAACACCTAAAGGAATGTTACATGCCGTTGATGATGTAACTTTTTCAATAGAAAGAGGTAAAACTCTTGGTGTAGTTGGTGAATCAGGTTGTGGTAAATCAACTACTGGTAGAGCGATTTTAAGACTTCATGAACCAACTGATGGGGAAATAATATTTGAAGGTAAAAATATAAGAATGTTCAATAAACAGCAGTTAAGAGAACTTAGAAAAGAGATGCAGATAATATTTCAAGACCCATTTGCTTCACTTAATCCAAGAATGACAGTCAGTGAAATAATAGCTGAGCCTTTAATAATTCACAAATTAGTTAAGAATAAAGCTGAACTTAATAAGAGAGTTTCAGAGCTTATGGATACAGTTGGATTAGCAGAGAGACTTGTAAATGCTTATCCGCATGAGCTTGATGGTGGTAGAAGACAGAGAATTGGTATAGCAAGGGCTTTATCATTAAATCCTAAGTTTATAGTATGTGATGAGCCAGTATCTGCTCTTGATGTTTCTATTCAAGCACAGGTATTAAACCTTATGCAAGACCTTCAAGAAGAATTTGGACTTACTTATATGTTTATTACTCACGATTTATCAGTTGTTAAACATTTCTCTGATGAGATAGCAGTTATGTATCTTGGACAAATGGTTGAAAAAGCACCTGCTAAAGAACTTTTTAAAAATCCTATTCATCCTTATACGAAGGCACTTTTATCAGCTATTCCAGTTCCAAGTATACATCGCAAAAAAGAAAGAATAGTTTTAAAAGGAGAGATTAGTTCTCCAATAAATCCAGAACCGGGATGTAGATTTGCTAAAAGATGTCCTTATGCTGACAGCTGTAAAATGGCTACTTCTAAACAGCCTGAATTAAAAGATATAGGAAATGAACATTTTGTTGCATGTCATATGGTAGACAAGCTAAAATAA
- a CDS encoding spore coat protein: protein MQISQKERMLLEEQRNQEEICVKKYQNYANQAQDPQLKQLFNKIATEEQHHYDIINQILNGQQPNLSHAQINQQVMFQQAQVQQMNSENVMSNQKDKVLCNDLLSTEKYVSGTYDTVIFECVNPTIRQALQHIQQDEQQHGKELFDYMNSHGMYNVK, encoded by the coding sequence ATGCAAATTAGTCAAAAAGAAAGAATGCTTTTAGAAGAACAGAGAAATCAAGAAGAAATATGTGTTAAAAAATATCAAAATTATGCAAATCAAGCACAAGACCCGCAATTAAAACAGTTATTTAATAAAATTGCAACTGAAGAACAGCATCATTATGATATTATTAATCAAATACTTAATGGGCAACAACCTAATTTAAGTCATGCACAGATAAATCAGCAAGTTATGTTTCAACAAGCTCAGGTACAGCAAATGAATTCAGAAAATGTTATGAGCAATCAAAAAGACAAAGTTTTATGTAACGATTTGCTATCTACTGAAAAATATGTATCAGGAACATATGATACTGTAATATTCGAATGTGTAAATCCAACTATTAGACAAGCACTTCAACATATACAGCAAGATGAACAACAGCATGGAAAAGAACTTTTTGATTATATGAATAGCCATGGAATGTATAATGTTAAATAA
- a CDS encoding fumarate hydratase, with translation MREIHVFKIRDVVKEMCMSSNYNLGVDVINALKKAKELEESPVGKDILENLIKNAEIAKNDKVPMCQDTGMAVIFVEIGQDVKLIGGNITDAINEGVRQGYKEGYLRKSVVKDPLIRKNTGDNTPAIIYYDIVAGDRVKITVAPKGFGSENMSRTKMLKPSDGIKGVEDFVIKTVSEAGPNPCPPIVVGVGIGGTLDKAAYMAKKALLRPVGEHNKLEHIRKMEENLLKKINDLGIGPQGLGGRTTALAVNIEVFATHIAGLPVAVNINCHASRHEERII, from the coding sequence GTGAGAGAAATACATGTATTTAAAATAAGAGATGTTGTCAAAGAAATGTGTATGAGTTCAAATTATAATTTGGGTGTTGATGTAATTAATGCTTTAAAAAAAGCTAAAGAATTGGAAGAATCACCTGTAGGTAAAGACATATTAGAAAATCTAATAAAAAATGCAGAAATAGCTAAAAATGATAAAGTGCCTATGTGTCAAGATACTGGAATGGCTGTTATTTTTGTTGAAATAGGTCAAGATGTCAAATTAATAGGTGGTAATATAACAGATGCCATAAATGAAGGAGTAAGGCAGGGGTATAAGGAAGGTTATTTAAGAAAATCTGTTGTTAAAGACCCTTTGATAAGAAAGAATACAGGGGATAATACTCCAGCGATAATTTATTATGATATTGTAGCTGGAGATAGGGTGAAGATTACTGTAGCACCTAAAGGGTTTGGTAGTGAAAATATGAGCAGAACAAAAATGCTTAAACCTTCTGATGGAATAAAAGGTGTTGAAGATTTTGTAATTAAAACTGTATCTGAAGCAGGACCTAATCCTTGTCCTCCAATAGTAGTAGGTGTAGGTATAGGAGGGACTTTGGATAAGGCTGCTTATATGGCAAAGAAAGCTCTGCTTAGACCAGTTGGAGAACATAATAAATTAGAACATATAAGAAAAATGGAAGAAAATTTATTGAAAAAAATAAATGATTTAGGAATTGGACCTCAAGGATTAGGAGGAAGGACGACTGCTTTAGCTGTAAATATTGAAGTGTTTGCTACTCATATAGCAGGATTGCCAGTTGCAGTAAATATTAACTGTCATGCTTCAAGGCATGAAGAAAGGATTATTTGA
- a CDS encoding Fe-S-containing hydro-lyase, with the protein MKRITTPLTKEKVESLKAGDTVYLSGIIYTGRDAAHQRLVDAIENGNRLPFDLKDQVIYYVGPAPARPGKVIGSAGPTTSYRMDDLTVPLLNLGLSGMIGKGSRSKKVIDGMIKNKAVYFAAIGGAGALIADCIKESEIIAYEDLGPEAIRRLKVENFPVVVVIDSKGNNLYETERKKYERK; encoded by the coding sequence ATAAAAAGGATTACTACTCCTTTGACAAAAGAAAAAGTAGAAAGTTTAAAAGCCGGAGATACTGTTTATCTCAGTGGAATAATATATACAGGTAGAGATGCAGCACATCAAAGACTTGTAGATGCAATAGAAAATGGAAATAGACTTCCTTTTGATTTAAAGGATCAAGTGATATATTATGTAGGACCTGCTCCAGCTAGACCCGGAAAAGTGATAGGTTCAGCTGGTCCTACTACCAGCTATAGAATGGACGATTTGACAGTACCGTTACTTAATTTAGGACTTAGTGGGATGATTGGAAAAGGCAGCAGAAGCAAAAAAGTTATAGATGGAATGATAAAAAATAAAGCAGTTTACTTTGCAGCTATTGGGGGAGCAGGAGCTTTAATAGCTGATTGTATTAAAGAAAGTGAGATTATAGCATATGAAGATTTAGGACCGGAGGCTATAAGAAGACTTAAAGTAGAAAATTTTCCGGTTGTAGTAGTAATAGATAGTAAAGGAAATAATTTATATGAAACTGAAAGAAAAAAATATGAAAGAAAGTAA
- a CDS encoding NAD(P)-dependent malic enzyme — protein sequence MIDYNKLALELHKEKKGKISVVSKVKVENKEQLSTAYTPGVAEPCRVISKDKNAVYDYTSKSNLVAVVSDGTAVLGLGDIGATASIPVMEGKAVLFKSFADIDAFPICLDTRDVDEIVRTVKLLEPVFGGINLEDIASPRCFEIEEKLKKILDIPVFHDDQHGTAIVVAAGLINSLKLTNKKIEEIEIVVNGAGAAGIAITKLLLKLGVGNIVLCDKKGVINEDYEEANWAKREMAKITNKNKERGTLKDVIKGKDVFIGVSAPNIVTREMIESMADKAIVFAMANPIPEIMPDEAKLGGAFIVGTGRSDFPNQVNNVLAFPGIFRGALDVRASDINEEMKIAAAYAIANTISDDELTVDNILPKPFDKRVVKNVAEAVKNAAKKTGVSRI from the coding sequence ATGATTGATTATAATAAACTGGCTTTAGAGTTACATAAAGAGAAAAAAGGAAAAATATCGGTAGTGAGCAAAGTAAAGGTTGAAAATAAAGAACAATTGTCAACTGCATATACTCCAGGGGTTGCAGAACCATGTAGAGTAATTAGTAAAGATAAAAATGCAGTATATGATTATACTTCAAAATCAAATTTGGTAGCAGTTGTAAGTGATGGTACAGCAGTCCTTGGATTAGGTGATATAGGAGCTACTGCATCAATACCTGTCATGGAAGGTAAAGCTGTACTCTTTAAAAGCTTTGCAGATATAGATGCTTTTCCAATTTGTCTTGATACAAGGGATGTAGATGAAATAGTAAGAACAGTAAAACTTTTGGAACCTGTATTTGGAGGTATAAATCTTGAGGATATAGCATCTCCAAGATGTTTTGAAATAGAAGAAAAACTTAAGAAAATATTAGATATACCTGTATTTCATGATGACCAGCATGGTACAGCTATTGTTGTAGCAGCAGGACTTATAAATTCATTAAAACTTACTAATAAGAAAATAGAAGAAATAGAGATAGTTGTTAATGGAGCAGGAGCTGCTGGGATAGCAATAACAAAGCTTTTATTAAAACTTGGAGTAGGAAATATAGTTTTATGTGATAAAAAAGGAGTAATTAATGAAGATTATGAAGAAGCAAATTGGGCTAAAAGAGAAATGGCAAAAATAACTAATAAAAATAAAGAAAGAGGAACATTGAAAGATGTAATAAAAGGAAAGGATGTATTTATTGGAGTATCTGCTCCTAATATAGTTACTAGAGAAATGATAGAAAGCATGGCAGATAAGGCTATTGTATTTGCTATGGCAAATCCTATACCAGAAATAATGCCAGATGAAGCAAAACTTGGTGGAGCTTTTATTGTTGGAACTGGAAGGTCAGATTTTCCAAATCAAGTTAATAACGTATTAGCTTTTCCGGGAATATTTAGAGGTGCTTTAGATGTCCGAGCTTCAGATATAAATGAAGAAATGAAGATTGCAGCTGCCTATGCAATAGCTAATACTATTTCAGATGATGAATTGACAGTAGATAATATTTTACCAAAACCATTTGATAAGAGAGTAGTAAAAAATGTTGCTGAAGCTGTAAAAAACGCAGCAAAAAAAACAGGTGTTAGTAGAATATAA
- a CDS encoding transporter substrate-binding domain-containing protein, which produces MKKFFFIIILINLLIKPYNAFADINETIVIGGDNYFPPFEYVDENGVYKGFNVDIMRAIAIEMGIDVELKPMPWFQVILALNEKKIDAIQGMKYSKIRNYIYDFSEPYIVTSQAIFVHIDNKCIVDLQDLYGKKVAVQKNDIALDMLKNIQNIDIIETENQENALDRLLKGKVDAYVGNKLTGLYIIQKKGYAKNIKIVGEEINPQKYCFAVNKGDKKILEIFNEGLHRIKKNGTYDKIYKKWFGEMVYPTYRYIRKIICISIAVFLVLILFMLLFYRWNYILKKEVEKRTQQIREKSVFMEQIINSIFSGLITINKEGVILSANIKALLYLDCSKEALVNKYFYETKIKEYFHQDDFYEVLKTGEEKINIEKELNIKGKKRIFEYNVYPIINTKKEICSITLTFKDVTNEKIMQEKIIMKDKLESLGRLVAGIAHEIRNPLTAIKTYIQLIPYKYNNPDFRQKISEDVPTEIERLDSIIANLLEYAKPKKPNKELINVKDTIDSILRIFEKHIEDKGIKLYVDIKENVFINTDKQHFKQIIINLLLNSIQALENRKNAVIEIYAKNGDLFSEIFIKDNGCGISKEDMKRIFEPFFTTKNKGSGLGLALCYQLIKENGGDVFIDSEIGEGTEIKISLPKAFLFTQKN; this is translated from the coding sequence ATGAAAAAATTTTTTTTTATTATAATTTTGATAAATTTATTAATTAAACCATATAATGCCTTTGCTGATATAAATGAAACAATAGTTATAGGAGGAGATAATTATTTTCCTCCATTTGAATATGTAGATGAAAATGGAGTTTATAAAGGATTTAATGTAGATATAATGAGGGCTATAGCTATTGAAATGGGTATAGATGTAGAATTAAAACCAATGCCTTGGTTTCAAGTAATACTTGCACTCAATGAAAAAAAGATAGATGCAATACAAGGTATGAAATATTCAAAGATAAGAAATTATATTTATGATTTTTCAGAACCTTATATAGTTACTTCTCAAGCTATATTTGTTCATATTGACAATAAGTGTATTGTAGATTTACAAGACCTTTATGGGAAAAAAGTTGCTGTACAGAAAAATGATATTGCATTAGATATGCTTAAGAATATTCAAAATATAGATATTATAGAAACTGAAAATCAAGAAAATGCTTTAGATAGATTATTAAAAGGCAAAGTAGATGCATATGTAGGTAATAAACTAACTGGATTATATATAATACAAAAGAAAGGATATGCAAAGAATATAAAAATAGTGGGAGAAGAAATTAATCCTCAAAAATATTGTTTTGCAGTAAATAAAGGTGATAAAAAGATACTTGAAATATTTAATGAAGGTTTACACAGAATAAAGAAAAATGGGACTTATGATAAAATATATAAAAAGTGGTTTGGGGAAATGGTATATCCTACTTATAGATATATTAGAAAAATTATTTGTATATCTATAGCAGTTTTTTTAGTACTAATACTTTTTATGTTATTATTTTACAGATGGAATTATATTTTAAAAAAGGAAGTAGAAAAAAGAACTCAGCAAATAAGAGAAAAGTCAGTATTTATGGAACAAATAATAAATAGCATTTTTAGTGGATTGATTACTATTAATAAAGAAGGGGTTATTTTATCGGCTAATATAAAAGCACTACTGTACTTAGATTGTTCTAAGGAAGCATTAGTAAATAAGTATTTTTATGAAACTAAAATAAAAGAATATTTTCATCAAGATGATTTTTATGAGGTGCTGAAAACGGGAGAAGAAAAAATTAATATTGAAAAAGAATTAAATATTAAAGGAAAAAAGAGGATATTTGAATATAATGTGTATCCTATTATAAATACTAAAAAAGAGATTTGCAGTATAACTCTTACTTTTAAAGATGTTACAAATGAAAAAATTATGCAAGAGAAGATAATAATGAAAGATAAGTTAGAATCTTTAGGAAGATTGGTGGCGGGTATAGCTCATGAGATAAGAAATCCTTTAACAGCTATAAAAACTTATATACAGCTTATCCCATATAAATATAATAATCCTGATTTTAGACAGAAGATTTCAGAAGATGTTCCTACGGAAATAGAAAGATTAGATTCAATAATTGCAAATTTGTTAGAGTATGCAAAGCCCAAAAAGCCAAATAAAGAGTTAATAAATGTCAAAGATACAATAGATAGTATATTGAGGATTTTTGAAAAACATATAGAGGATAAAGGTATAAAGTTATATGTTGATATTAAGGAAAACGTTTTTATAAATACGGATAAACAGCATTTTAAACAAATAATTATTAATCTTTTATTAAATTCTATACAAGCATTAGAAAATAGGAAAAATGCTGTTATTGAGATATATGCAAAGAATGGAGATTTATTTTCAGAAATATTTATTAAAGATAATGGATGTGGAATATCTAAAGAAGATATGAAAAGGATTTTTGAACCATTTTTTACTACAAAGAACAAAGGTAGTGGTCTTGGTTTAGCATTATGTTATCAGCTTATTAAGGAAAATGGTGGAGATGTTTTTATTGATAGCGAGATAGGAGAGGGTACGGAAATAAAAATATCATTGCCAAAAGCCTTTTTATTCACCCAAAAAAATTGA
- a CDS encoding sigma-54-dependent transcriptional regulator: MNKLLIIDDENSICSSLKFVFEDDYDVYTATNIFEVKKCIEKINFDLVLLDLKFGDIDGIDILNMIKNIQNEAVVIIMTAYGTIESSIKAIKTGAYDYISKPLDLEKLKVLLKKALENKILNDRIRYLEEEIENIYGKNGIIGKSKVMKDIFHLIDKIKDIDVNILIEGSSGTGKELIARAIHFRGIRKCGRFEVINCGAIPANLIESELFGYEKGAFTGANQRRKGRFELAHEGTIFLDEIGELDINLQVKLLRAIQEKEIFPLGAESSKKIDVRIISATNKELKEEVKKGKFREDLYFRLNVVSIKLPDLKDRKEDIPLLIEHFIKKYAKKIGKKIKGVTRDVLEILENYDYPGNIRELENIIERAIALTDNEYIDTVDLPVDLIKQCRVYDYFNNFNIIPVKIGQKLENIEKEVILRTLRAMENNKKKTAEVLGISERSLRYKLKKYNEYN, translated from the coding sequence ATGAATAAGTTATTAATAATAGATGATGAAAACTCTATATGTTCATCTTTAAAATTTGTATTTGAAGATGATTATGATGTCTACACTGCTACAAATATTTTTGAAGTAAAAAAATGTATAGAAAAAATAAATTTTGATTTAGTTTTATTAGATTTGAAATTTGGAGATATAGATGGAATAGATATATTAAATATGATAAAAAACATACAAAATGAAGCTGTTGTAATAATAATGACAGCATATGGAACAATTGAATCTTCAATCAAGGCTATAAAAACAGGTGCTTATGATTATATATCGAAACCTTTAGATTTGGAAAAATTAAAGGTTTTGTTAAAAAAGGCACTTGAAAATAAAATTTTAAATGATAGGATAAGATATTTGGAAGAAGAAATAGAAAATATTTATGGAAAGAATGGAATAATAGGAAAATCTAAAGTTATGAAAGATATATTTCATTTAATAGATAAAATTAAAGATATAGATGTTAACATATTGATAGAAGGGTCAAGTGGAACAGGAAAAGAGCTTATTGCAAGAGCTATTCATTTTCGAGGTATAAGAAAATGTGGGAGATTTGAAGTAATCAATTGTGGAGCAATACCTGCTAACTTAATTGAGAGTGAATTGTTTGGTTATGAAAAAGGAGCTTTTACAGGAGCTAATCAAAGGAGAAAAGGGAGATTTGAACTTGCACATGAAGGAACTATCTTTTTAGATGAAATAGGCGAGTTAGATATTAATCTTCAAGTAAAACTTCTTAGAGCTATTCAGGAAAAAGAAATTTTTCCATTAGGTGCTGAAAGTAGTAAGAAAATAGATGTTAGAATTATATCAGCTACAAATAAAGAGCTTAAAGAAGAAGTTAAAAAAGGAAAATTTAGAGAAGATTTATATTTTAGATTAAATGTGGTATCTATTAAATTACCCGATTTAAAAGATAGAAAAGAAGATATTCCGCTGTTAATAGAACATTTTATTAAAAAATATGCAAAAAAAATTGGAAAGAAAATTAAAGGAGTTACAAGAGATGTTTTAGAAATACTAGAAAATTATGATTATCCAGGAAATATAAGAGAGTTGGAAAATATAATTGAGAGAGCAATAGCCCTTACGGATAATGAATACATTGATACTGTTGATCTTCCAGTTGATTTGATAAAACAATGTAGGGTTTATGATTATTTTAATAATTTTAATATTATTCCTGTAAAGATAGGACAAAAGTTGGAAAATATAGAAAAAGAGGTTATATTAAGGACATTAAGAGCTATGGAAAATAATAAGAAGAAAACAGCTGAAGTATTAGGCATAAGTGAAAGAAGTCTTAGATATAAATTGAAAAAATATAATGAATACAATTAG
- a CDS encoding TAXI family TRAP transporter solute-binding subunit, whose amino-acid sequence MFKKIFVLIITLILIVFSFAGCAKEADNQSGNNSGKKFVTIVTGSTGGTYYPVGTILATLWNEKLADMGIAASAQSSGGSVENLNMLKNGEAELGIAMANLTLFAYKGEQRFKDNKFEKVRFVTALWPDVTQFVVTEASGINSIKDIKGKRFNVGGAGSGTEYSTKMILENVGGITFNDIKPEHLGYFEASSAMQNGQLDGMNAEGGLPTSAVSEIFASKTAVKLLEFSDEDYKKLHEAAPYYGQFKVPAGLYSNQNKEIKTVGVKSALICSADLDEELVYNLVKTMYENYEEIVGSHKALEFVSLDEAVKGLPPVPIHPGAVKFYKEKGIEIPEELLP is encoded by the coding sequence GTGTTTAAGAAAATATTTGTTTTGATTATTACTTTAATACTTATAGTTTTTTCTTTTGCAGGATGTGCTAAGGAAGCAGATAATCAGAGTGGAAATAATTCAGGGAAAAAATTTGTTACTATTGTTACAGGTTCTACAGGTGGAACTTATTATCCTGTAGGAACTATACTTGCAACGTTGTGGAATGAAAAATTAGCAGATATGGGTATTGCAGCATCAGCACAATCATCTGGTGGTTCTGTTGAAAATCTTAATATGCTTAAGAATGGGGAAGCTGAATTAGGTATAGCGATGGCAAATTTAACATTATTTGCATATAAAGGTGAACAGAGATTTAAAGATAATAAGTTTGAAAAAGTTAGATTCGTTACTGCATTGTGGCCAGATGTAACCCAATTTGTAGTTACAGAGGCATCAGGAATTAATTCTATTAAAGATATAAAAGGTAAGAGATTTAATGTGGGAGGAGCAGGTTCTGGAACAGAATATAGTACAAAAATGATTCTCGAAAATGTAGGAGGAATAACTTTTAATGATATTAAACCTGAACATTTAGGATATTTTGAAGCTTCAAGTGCTATGCAAAATGGACAGTTAGATGGTATGAATGCAGAAGGTGGACTACCTACTTCAGCAGTTTCAGAAATATTTGCAAGTAAAACAGCAGTAAAATTGTTGGAATTTAGTGATGAAGATTATAAAAAGCTTCATGAAGCTGCACCATATTATGGGCAGTTCAAAGTACCTGCAGGTCTTTATTCTAATCAGAATAAAGAGATAAAGACAGTAGGTGTAAAATCAGCTTTGATTTGTAGTGCCGATTTAGATGAAGAATTAGTTTATAATTTAGTAAAGACAATGTATGAAAATTATGAGGAAATTGTTGGTTCTCATAAGGCTTTAGAATTTGTAAGTTTAGATGAAGCTGTTAAAGGTTTACCACCTGTGCCAATTCATCCGGGAGCAGTAAAATTTTATAAAGAAAAGGGAATAGAAATTCCTGAGGAATTGTTGCCATAA